The following proteins are co-located in the Gorilla gorilla gorilla isolate KB3781 chromosome 7, NHGRI_mGorGor1-v2.1_pri, whole genome shotgun sequence genome:
- the MAFA gene encoding transcription factor MafA — MAAELAMGAELPSSPLAIEYVNDFDLMKFEVKKEPPEAERFCHRLPPGSLSSTPLSTPCSSVPSSPSFCAPSPGTGGGGAGGGGGGSQAGGAPGPPSGGPGAVGGTSGKPALEDLYWMSGYQHHLNPEALNLTPEDAVEALIGSGHHGAHHPAAAAAYEAFRGPGFAGGGGADDMGAGHHHGAHHAAHHHHAAHHHHHHHHHGGAGHGGGAGHHVRLEERFSDDQLVSMSVRELNRQLRGFSKEEVIRLKQKRRTLKNRGYAQSCRFKRVQQRHILESEKCQLQSQVEQLKLEVGRLAKERDLYKEKYEKLAGRGGPGSAGGAGFPREPSPPQAGPGGAKGAPDFFL; from the coding sequence ATGGCCGCGGAGCTGGCGATGGGCGCCGAGCTGCCCAGCAGCCCGCTGGCCATCGAGTACGTCAACGACTTCGACCTGATGAAGTTCGAGGTGAAGAAGGAGCCGCCCGAGGCCGAGCGCTTCTGCCACCGCCTGCCGCCAGGCTCGCTGTCCTCGACGCCGCTCAGCACGCCCTGCTCCTCCGTGCCCTCCTCGCCCAGCTTCTGCGCGCCCAGCCCGGGcaccggcggcggcggcgcggggggcggcggcggcgggtctCAGGCCGGGGGCGCCCCCGGGCCGCCGAGCGGGGGCCCCGGCGCCGTCGGGGGCACCTCGGGGAAGCCGGCGCTGGAGGATCTGTACTGGATGAGCGGCTACCAGCATCACCTCAACCCCGAGGCGCTCAACCTGACGCCCGAGGACGCGGTGGAGGCGCTCATCGGCAGCGGCCACCACGGCGCGCACCACCCGGCGGCCGCCGCAGCCTACGAGGCTTTCCGCGGCCCGGGCTTCGCGGGCGGCGGCGGAGCGGACGACATGGGCGCCGGCCACCACCACGGCGCGCACCACGCcgcccaccaccaccacgccgcccaccaccaccaccaccaccaccaccatggcgGCGCGGGACACGGCGGTGGCGCGGGCCACCACGTGCGCCTGGAGGAGCGCTTCTCCGACGACCAGCTGGTGTCCATGTCGGTGCGCGAGCTGAACCGGCAGCTCCGCGGCTTCAGCAAGGAGGAGGTCATCCGGCTCAAGCAGAAGCGGCGCACGCTCAAGAACCGCGGCTACGCGCAGTCCTGCCGCTTCAAGCGGGTGCAGCAGCGGCACATTCTGGAGAGCGAGAAGTGCCAACTCCAGAGCCAGGTGGAGCAGCTGAAGCTGGAGGTGGGGCGCCTGGCCAAAGAGCGGGACCTGTACAAGGAGAAATACGAGAAGCTGGCGGGCCGGGGCGGCCCCGGGAGCGCGGGCGGGGCCGGTTTCCCGCGGGAGCCTTCGCCGCCGCAGGCCGGTCCCGGCGGGGCCAAGGGCGCGCCCGACTTCTTCCTGTAG